A portion of the Echeneis naucrates chromosome 5, fEcheNa1.1, whole genome shotgun sequence genome contains these proteins:
- the bin2b gene encoding bridging integrator 2b isoform X1, with amino-acid sequence MAESKMAPNLQAGAGFLAKRVQKSLNRAQEKVLQKLGKTMETKDEQFELCFQNLNKQQIDGSRLFKDVKAYHTAVKAVHETSKRLSQTLRDIYESDWDGAEDLAVITESEDLLWNDYEEKLTDQIVRTMENYTSQFPEVKERVAKRGRKLVDYDSARHHLEALQSAKKKDDAKIAKAEEEFNKAQNVFEEMNKELREELPVLYQSRIGCYVTVFQNISNLRDVFYKEMSVLNHKLYNVMKKLETQHSGKTFIIKGLNSTSSKSKKRKSLVISNPIPCNTAFPPDHVSIHSTNQNGKDAVPTSPTQHAQSISEETTPPEESSISSKDVNSSDSDFSSSGTNTPKRQSVCDNENSDKSAGGQQEVEVEEAVAEAEAELATCDSDYCDVGNTKSEAASQEVSNPADSADSDSPQIPEEENVNKEAQSKPPPVPAPRVSFHSSDTHSLLPAQGQEETKEVPVNQETAEAGDDSTSHGPPGFLYKGVALESHAASEDNLLQFEQGDVILVLADAQEQEGLLKGIREESWNQHMDLEKYSGFFSEKLIQPVEAE; translated from the exons ATGGCTGAGAGCAAGATGGCCCCGAACCTCCAGGCAGGAGCCGGATTTCTGGCCAAACGGGTCCAGAAGTCTCTGAATCGCGCTCAGGAGAAG GTCCTTCAGAAACTGGGAAAGACCATGGAGACCAAAGATGAACAGTTTGAGCTATGTTTCCAGAACCTTAACAAACAACAG ATCGATGGAAGCAGGTTGTTTAAAGATGTCAAAGCCTATCATACAGCGGTGAAAG CTGTGCATGAAACTTCTAAGCGGCTGTCCCAGACGTTGCGAGACATTTATGAGTCTGACTGGGACGGAGCAGAGGACCTTGCTGTCATAACAGAA AGTGAAGACTTGCTGTGGAATGACTATGAAGAGAAGCTCACTGACCAGATTGTCCGCACAATGGAGAATTACACAAGCCAGTTCCCTGAGGTCAAG GAACGAGTCGCTAAACGCGGTCGCAAGCTGGTGGACTACGACTCAGCACGTCACCACCTGGAGGCACTGCAGAGCGCCAAGAAAAAGGATGATGCCAAAATAGCAAAG GCAGAAGAAGAGTTTAACAAGGCGCAGAATGTCTttgaagaaatgaataaagagCTGAGGGAGGAGCTGCCTGTTCTCTATCAGAG cCGTATCGGTTGCTACGTGACTGTGTTCCAAAACATATCAAACCTGAGAGATGTCTTCTATAAGGAAATGAGTGTG cttAACCACAAGCTTTACAATGTAATGAAAAAACTGGAGACTCAACATTCAGGGAAAACTTTCATCATCAAGGGTCTGAACAG CACATCAAGCAAGtcaaagaagagaaaatccCTTGTTATATCCAATCCCATCCCATGCAATACTGCGTTCCCACCTGACCATGTTTCCATCCATTCCACCAACCAAAATGGAAAAGATGCTGTACCCACCTCCCCTACTCAGCATGCTCAAAGCATCTCTGAAGAGACCACCCCACCAGAAGAGAGCAGCATCTCATCCAAAGACGTCAATTCGTCAGACTCAGACTTCAGCTCCAGTGGCACTAACACACCCAAGCGGCAGTCAGTATGTGACAATGAGAACAGTGATAAGAGTGCAGGGGgtcaacaggaagtggaggtggaggaggcagTGGCTGAAGCAGAGGCAGAGCTTGCCACATGCGACTCAGATTACTGTGATGTGGGAAACACAAAGTCAGAGGCAGCCAGTCAGGAAGTGTCCAATCCCGCTGACTCTGCGGACAGCGATTCCCCACAGATTCCTGAGGAGGAGAATGTGAACAAGGAGGCCCAGTCCAAACCTCCACCAGTTCCTGCTCCTCGCGTTTCCTTCCACTcgtcagacacacactccctcttACCTGCTCAGGGCCAGGAGGAGACAAAAGAAGTACCAGTTAACCAGGAGACAGCTGAAGCAGGAGATGACTCCACCTCCCACGGTCCACCTGGCTTCCTTTACAAG GGGGTGGCACTGGAGAGCCATGCAGCTTCTGAAGACAACCTACTGCAGTTCGAACAGGGGGATGTCATCCTCGTGCTTGCAGATGCTCAAGAg CAGGAAGGTCTGTTGAAGGGGATCAGGGAGGAGAGCTGGAACCAGCACATGGATCTAGAAAAGTACTCCGGGTTCTTCTCAGAAAAACTCATCCAGCCTGTTGAGGCAGAGTGA
- the bin2b gene encoding bridging integrator 2b isoform X2 has protein sequence MAESKMAPNLQAGAGFLAKRVQKSLNRAQEKVLQKLGKTMETKDEQFELCFQNLNKQQIDGSRLFKDVKAYHTAVKAVHETSKRLSQTLRDIYESDWDGAEDLAVITESEDLLWNDYEEKLTDQIVRTMENYTSQFPEVKERVAKRGRKLVDYDSARHHLEALQSAKKKDDAKIAKAEEEFNKAQNVFEEMNKELREELPVLYQSRIGCYVTVFQNISNLRDVFYKEMSVLNHKLYNVMKKLETQHSGKTFIIKGLNSTSSKSKKRKSLVISNPIPCNTAFPPDHVSIHSTNQNGKDAVPTSPTQHAQSISEETTPPEESSISSKDVNSSDSDFSSSGTNTPKRQSVCDNENSDKSAGGQQEVEVEEAVAEAEAELATCDSDYCDVGNTKSEAASQEVSNPADSADSDSPQIPEEENVNKEAQSKPPPVPAPRVSFHSSDTHSLLPAQGQEETKEVPVNQETAEAGDDSTSHGPPGFLYKGVALESHAASEDNLLQFEQGDVILVLADAQEEGLLKGIREESWNQHMDLEKYSGFFSEKLIQPVEAE, from the exons ATGGCTGAGAGCAAGATGGCCCCGAACCTCCAGGCAGGAGCCGGATTTCTGGCCAAACGGGTCCAGAAGTCTCTGAATCGCGCTCAGGAGAAG GTCCTTCAGAAACTGGGAAAGACCATGGAGACCAAAGATGAACAGTTTGAGCTATGTTTCCAGAACCTTAACAAACAACAG ATCGATGGAAGCAGGTTGTTTAAAGATGTCAAAGCCTATCATACAGCGGTGAAAG CTGTGCATGAAACTTCTAAGCGGCTGTCCCAGACGTTGCGAGACATTTATGAGTCTGACTGGGACGGAGCAGAGGACCTTGCTGTCATAACAGAA AGTGAAGACTTGCTGTGGAATGACTATGAAGAGAAGCTCACTGACCAGATTGTCCGCACAATGGAGAATTACACAAGCCAGTTCCCTGAGGTCAAG GAACGAGTCGCTAAACGCGGTCGCAAGCTGGTGGACTACGACTCAGCACGTCACCACCTGGAGGCACTGCAGAGCGCCAAGAAAAAGGATGATGCCAAAATAGCAAAG GCAGAAGAAGAGTTTAACAAGGCGCAGAATGTCTttgaagaaatgaataaagagCTGAGGGAGGAGCTGCCTGTTCTCTATCAGAG cCGTATCGGTTGCTACGTGACTGTGTTCCAAAACATATCAAACCTGAGAGATGTCTTCTATAAGGAAATGAGTGTG cttAACCACAAGCTTTACAATGTAATGAAAAAACTGGAGACTCAACATTCAGGGAAAACTTTCATCATCAAGGGTCTGAACAG CACATCAAGCAAGtcaaagaagagaaaatccCTTGTTATATCCAATCCCATCCCATGCAATACTGCGTTCCCACCTGACCATGTTTCCATCCATTCCACCAACCAAAATGGAAAAGATGCTGTACCCACCTCCCCTACTCAGCATGCTCAAAGCATCTCTGAAGAGACCACCCCACCAGAAGAGAGCAGCATCTCATCCAAAGACGTCAATTCGTCAGACTCAGACTTCAGCTCCAGTGGCACTAACACACCCAAGCGGCAGTCAGTATGTGACAATGAGAACAGTGATAAGAGTGCAGGGGgtcaacaggaagtggaggtggaggaggcagTGGCTGAAGCAGAGGCAGAGCTTGCCACATGCGACTCAGATTACTGTGATGTGGGAAACACAAAGTCAGAGGCAGCCAGTCAGGAAGTGTCCAATCCCGCTGACTCTGCGGACAGCGATTCCCCACAGATTCCTGAGGAGGAGAATGTGAACAAGGAGGCCCAGTCCAAACCTCCACCAGTTCCTGCTCCTCGCGTTTCCTTCCACTcgtcagacacacactccctcttACCTGCTCAGGGCCAGGAGGAGACAAAAGAAGTACCAGTTAACCAGGAGACAGCTGAAGCAGGAGATGACTCCACCTCCCACGGTCCACCTGGCTTCCTTTACAAG GGGGTGGCACTGGAGAGCCATGCAGCTTCTGAAGACAACCTACTGCAGTTCGAACAGGGGGATGTCATCCTCGTGCTTGCAGATGCTCAAGAg GAAGGTCTGTTGAAGGGGATCAGGGAGGAGAGCTGGAACCAGCACATGGATCTAGAAAAGTACTCCGGGTTCTTCTCAGAAAAACTCATCCAGCCTGTTGAGGCAGAGTGA